Genomic window (Methanolacinia paynteri):
GGAGGATGTCGTCCGGCTCGAATCCCGCGACGACCTGGGGAACGGGGAACTGTTCGTAATCCTGGTATCCCGTCACCACACACACATGACCCGGTAGCATGAAACCGTCGAGCGATGCCTCTCCCTGTTCGAGAAGGAATTTCATCGCCGGGGGAACGAACCTGTGGCAGCACATTATACTGAAGTTGTCCGGCGGATTCGTAAGCAGCGTTGCGGCAACCGTCGGTGCGGTCGTCTCGAACCCGACCGATATAAAAACGACCTCCTTGTCCGTCTCCTTCGCGATCTCGACCGCCTTGTGGACACCCTGGACGATCCTGATGTCGCCGCCGCAGGACTCCAGCGCTCCCTTCGTTCCCGGAACACGGATGAGATCCCCGTACGTAGCGATGATGCAGTCCTTCTCCGAGAGCTCGATCGCCGCATCGATCTCCCCCTGCGGAGTAATGCAGACCGGACAGCCCGGACCCATCACGATCTTCAAATTCTTCGGCAAAACACTCCTAAGCCCGGATTTTGCGATCGCCGCCTCATGAGTTCCGCATATATGCATGAAGGTATAGTCACGGTCGACAATCTCCGAGAGCGCCTGTTTTATATCCACCTGATCAGCCATGTATTGAATAAAATTTGTTTTAGAATGTATTTAGATATCCGATCGTAACTTTCTGTAGTAATATAATTCAGTATGTCCAATAATTATCCATGATTGAATACCTGTACGCAGGACTGACAATACTCGCAGGATTTATAGGTGCAATCCTGATCCTGAAGATATTCGGCTTCCTTGAAAAGAAGGCGGCCACTACCGAAAACC
Coding sequences:
- the hypD gene encoding hydrogenase formation protein HypD — its product is MADQVDIKQALSEIVDRDYTFMHICGTHEAAIAKSGLRSVLPKNLKIVMGPGCPVCITPQGEIDAAIELSEKDCIIATYGDLIRVPGTKGALESCGGDIRIVQGVHKAVEIAKETDKEVVFISVGFETTAPTVAATLLTNPPDNFSIMCCHRFVPPAMKFLLEQGEASLDGFMLPGHVCVVTGYQDYEQFPVPQVVAGFEPDDILLGLYMLVKQIREGRAEVENAYPRAVTREGNQKAIAIMNQVFEPCDVEWRGFPVIPGSGLKLKPEFEKYDALKKFGVEIKHVDKNSACICDKVLRGIADPTDCKLFGKVCTPRKPVGPCMVSHEGACKIWALYNQKKL